In Staphylococcus lloydii, the following proteins share a genomic window:
- a CDS encoding YfhO family protein: protein MLNRLWSNKITRFICILLMGIIVAMLIFTPYIIRFFKDGIIFSGSGDGVRQMIPFQMYLYHHFIHFDSFYDHSFGLGGDYIKDLSYYYATSPFTYINFIAIWICSQLFHLQPNSIMFWPGNQLIVAFVKTVVTFMLAFYYFNYLHFKKSATFIAALLYGGSTIVIYFNFTWSFYGDLLIFLPLSLLGMERYFKEKKLRLFIFAVALTLFSNFYFSYFEALVLFGYFIYRVIWKHEADIVTRKQKIVTLIIAALLSLMSAIWGFYTGVSSFLANNRKPNPDFHIPAVTDFARQTHFFSNGFFITVTIFALVALLSFQLYRHYYYRLFAIFTWIMLLGSLTPYFDSLFNGFSTPERRWIYVFALTTGALIGLFIHYLKDITLRAYLMACTPVVIAIIIANILIQHEKLTWMYICLLIMMTLGLIIARKHLLDKRWPLAIVIVLFMVQQAILVNDHRYNNLRKYETTFSQLKSPNYHNATLAKSINKINESHQDDPFNRIEFMTPFSLNTPLIYHFNGIILYSSIFDGSILNYYDKTMQINMPSDTNSTYRMLSNRANLMALWNVQDRIKKSNDPNLPYGFKHTKTIKPTKQTQYVHSKNTIAYPSAHITNKVYNARDLKIPLDREQAMLQGVTLSDKEKANTKFKPNKNLLSSAQASYINAHKANNNSLIVTKNNGGIQYKLPPKLAHKYKDMYISMDLVLRAPDKRHKISVNEYAQNRNELTYKYRRVVKPITIRVKANDKLNLKLSKGKYNYKIHGIYGEDYKTLRASAKSLTKIKVSQQRNGYTLTNNKQRKGYIVLPIPFRDGMKATANGKTVPVMKGNGIMTVVHAKHGEQQIKLTYHPPLLWPLICISIVGIVLSVLFARWIKHH, encoded by the coding sequence ATGTTAAACCGTCTTTGGTCTAATAAAATAACGCGCTTTATCTGTATTTTATTGATGGGGATAATTGTTGCTATGCTTATTTTCACACCCTACATAATCAGATTTTTTAAAGATGGCATCATTTTTAGTGGTTCCGGCGATGGTGTCAGACAGATGATACCATTTCAAATGTATCTTTATCATCACTTTATTCATTTCGATAGCTTTTACGACCATTCATTTGGTCTTGGTGGCGATTATATAAAAGACCTTTCTTATTATTACGCTACGTCACCTTTTACTTATATTAACTTTATTGCTATTTGGATTTGTAGCCAACTATTCCATTTACAGCCTAATAGCATTATGTTTTGGCCTGGTAATCAACTTATCGTTGCTTTCGTTAAAACTGTAGTTACTTTTATGTTAGCTTTTTACTATTTTAACTATTTGCATTTTAAAAAATCTGCTACTTTTATTGCAGCATTGCTATATGGTGGCTCAACAATAGTTATTTATTTTAATTTCACATGGTCGTTCTATGGTGATTTATTAATATTTTTACCCTTATCGTTACTTGGTATGGAACGTTATTTCAAAGAAAAAAAGTTACGATTATTTATTTTTGCAGTCGCACTAACTTTATTTTCTAATTTTTATTTTAGTTATTTCGAAGCACTCGTGTTATTTGGTTATTTTATATATAGAGTAATCTGGAAACATGAAGCTGATATCGTAACGAGAAAGCAAAAAATAGTGACACTTATCATTGCTGCTCTATTGAGCTTAATGTCAGCTATTTGGGGATTTTATACAGGCGTTTCATCATTCCTTGCAAATAATCGTAAACCAAACCCTGATTTTCATATTCCAGCTGTTACTGATTTTGCACGTCAAACACATTTTTTCTCTAATGGCTTTTTTATAACGGTCACAATTTTTGCTTTAGTAGCATTATTATCATTTCAATTGTATCGACATTACTACTACCGTTTATTTGCCATATTTACATGGATAATGTTACTTGGTTCTCTGACACCTTATTTTGATAGTTTATTTAATGGATTTTCTACACCGGAGAGACGCTGGATATACGTGTTTGCATTAACTACTGGTGCTTTAATCGGTTTATTTATACATTATTTAAAAGACATAACTTTACGTGCTTATCTTATGGCATGTACGCCTGTAGTAATCGCAATAATTATCGCAAATATTTTAATTCAACATGAAAAATTAACTTGGATGTACATATGTCTACTAATTATGATGACGCTCGGATTAATTATTGCTCGAAAGCATTTATTAGATAAGCGTTGGCCACTTGCTATAGTCATTGTGCTATTTATGGTTCAACAAGCTATTTTAGTAAACGACCATCGTTATAATAATTTAAGAAAATATGAAACAACATTTTCACAGTTGAAAAGTCCAAACTACCATAATGCTACACTTGCTAAATCAATTAATAAAATAAATGAGTCACATCAAGACGATCCATTCAATCGCATTGAATTTATGACTCCTTTTTCACTTAACACACCGTTAATCTATCACTTTAACGGTATAATACTATACTCAAGTATTTTCGATGGCAGTATACTTAATTATTATGATAAAACCATGCAAATCAATATGCCATCAGATACAAATAGTACATATCGTATGTTATCAAATCGTGCTAATTTGATGGCTTTATGGAATGTGCAAGATCGCATCAAAAAATCTAATGATCCAAATTTACCATATGGTTTTAAACATACGAAGACGATTAAACCAACAAAGCAAACTCAATACGTGCACAGTAAAAATACGATTGCTTATCCGAGCGCGCACATTACAAATAAAGTGTATAACGCTCGTGATTTAAAAATACCGTTAGACAGAGAACAAGCAATGCTACAAGGTGTCACTTTATCGGACAAGGAAAAGGCAAATACTAAATTTAAGCCAAACAAAAATTTATTATCTTCGGCACAAGCGTCTTATATAAATGCACATAAAGCTAACAATAATTCTTTAATAGTTACTAAAAATAATGGCGGTATTCAATATAAGCTACCTCCAAAATTAGCTCATAAGTATAAAGACATGTATATTTCAATGGACTTAGTTTTACGTGCGCCTGATAAAAGACATAAAATATCTGTAAATGAATACGCTCAAAATCGTAACGAACTCACATATAAATATCGACGTGTAGTAAAGCCGATCACGATAAGAGTAAAGGCTAATGACAAGTTAAACCTCAAACTATCTAAAGGTAAATATAACTACAAAATACACGGTATTTATGGTGAAGATTATAAAACTTTACGTGCAAGCGCAAAATCACTCACAAAAATTAAAGTGTCACAACAAAGGAATGGCTATACATTGACTAACAACAAACAACGTAAAGGTTATATTGTACTTCCTATACCTTTCCGTGATGGTATGAAAGCTACTGCAAATGGAAAAACTGTTCCTGTCATGAAAGGAAATGGCATCATGACTGTGGTACATGCTAAACATGGTGAACAGCAAATTAAACTTACTTATCACCCACCACTACTGTGGCCTTTAATATGTATTAGTATTGTTGGCATTGTTTTAAGTGTGCTATTTGCACGTTGGATAAAACATCATTAA
- the rplS gene encoding 50S ribosomal protein L19 has protein sequence MTNHKLIEAVTKSQLRTDLPSFRAGDSLRVHVRIIEGTRERIQVFEGVVIKRRGGGISETFTVRKISSGVGVERTFPLHTPKIEKIEVKRRGKVRRAKLYYLRNLRGKAARIPEIR, from the coding sequence ATGACTAATCACAAATTGATTGAAGCAGTAACTAAATCACAACTACGCACTGATTTACCTTCTTTCCGTGCAGGTGACTCTTTAAGAGTACACGTACGTATCATTGAAGGTACACGCGAACGTATCCAAGTATTCGAAGGTGTAGTAATTAAACGTCGTGGTGGAGGTATTTCAGAAACTTTCACAGTACGTAAAATTTCTTCAGGTGTTGGTGTGGAAAGAACTTTCCCATTACACACGCCTAAAATCGAAAAAATCGAAGTTAAACGTCGTGGTAAAGTACGTCGTGCTAAATTATACTACTTACGTAATTTACGTGGTAAAGCTGCTAGAATTCCAGAAATTCGCTAA
- the trmD gene encoding tRNA (guanosine(37)-N1)-methyltransferase TrmD gives MRIDYLTLFPEMFDGVLNHSILKRAQDKNVLSVNTINFRDFAQNKHQQVDDYPFGGGQGMVLKPEPVFNAMESIDHNENTRVILMCPQGRPFSQQIAQELSEAEHLVFICGHYEGYDERIREHLVTDEISMGDYVLTGGELPAMTMTDAIVRLIPGVLGNQQSHEDDSFQDGLLEFPQYTRPREFNNYKVPDVLLSGNHANIERWRHEQKIIRTYDKRPDLLERYELTQADKKIIENHNRQSSK, from the coding sequence ATGCGAATTGATTACTTAACATTATTTCCAGAAATGTTTGATGGCGTGTTAAACCATTCTATTTTAAAACGAGCACAAGATAAAAATGTACTGTCTGTTAATACGATTAATTTTAGAGACTTCGCTCAAAACAAACATCAACAAGTTGACGATTATCCATTTGGCGGTGGACAAGGTATGGTGTTAAAACCTGAGCCTGTCTTTAATGCAATGGAATCAATCGATCATAACGAAAATACGCGAGTTATATTAATGTGCCCGCAAGGTAGACCCTTTAGTCAGCAAATTGCACAAGAGTTAAGCGAGGCTGAACATCTCGTGTTTATTTGTGGACATTATGAGGGCTATGATGAACGTATTAGAGAACATCTCGTTACCGATGAAATATCTATGGGCGATTATGTGTTAACTGGCGGTGAGCTGCCTGCTATGACCATGACAGATGCAATTGTGAGATTGATTCCGGGTGTGTTAGGGAATCAACAATCACATGAGGATGATTCATTCCAAGATGGTTTATTAGAATTCCCACAATATACAAGGCCGAGAGAATTTAATAACTACAAAGTGCCAGATGTACTGCTATCTGGTAACCATGCCAATATAGAACGCTGGAGACATGAACAAAAGATTATTAGAACATATGACAAGCGTCCTGACTTATTAGAACGTTATGAGCTTACGCAAGCAGATAAAAAAATTATAGAAAATCATAACAGACAGTCATCTAAATAA
- the rimM gene encoding ribosome maturation factor RimM (Essential for efficient processing of 16S rRNA), with protein sequence MKVEVGTIVNTHGIKGEVKVKSNSDFTETRFQPGEVLTIEHQGKNIELTIASYRVHKGFHMLKFEGINNINDIEHLKNEVLLQEREHEEIELAEHEYYYSDIIGCTVFDEEDAPIGRVIEIFETGANDVWVVKGDKEYLIPYIADVVKSVDVEGRKIVITPMEGLLD encoded by the coding sequence ATGAAAGTTGAAGTTGGCACTATAGTAAATACACATGGTATTAAAGGAGAAGTCAAAGTAAAATCAAACTCTGATTTTACGGAAACTCGTTTTCAACCAGGAGAAGTACTGACAATTGAGCATCAAGGAAAGAACATAGAATTAACTATTGCCTCATATCGTGTTCATAAAGGTTTTCATATGTTGAAATTTGAAGGTATTAATAATATTAATGATATAGAGCATTTAAAAAATGAAGTTTTACTTCAAGAACGTGAACATGAAGAAATTGAATTAGCCGAACATGAGTATTATTATTCCGACATCATAGGCTGTACAGTGTTTGATGAGGAAGATGCACCTATAGGACGAGTGATAGAAATATTTGAAACTGGTGCAAATGATGTGTGGGTGGTTAAAGGTGATAAAGAATATTTAATACCTTACATTGCTGACGTTGTTAAATCAGTAGATGTTGAAGGTAGAAAAATTGTCATCACTCCAATGGAAGGGCTGTTAGATTAA
- the rpsP gene encoding 30S ribosomal protein S16, translating to MAVKLRLTRLGSKRNPFYRIVAADARAPRDGRNIEQVGTYNPNNVNAPEVKIDEELALKWLKNGAKPTDTVRNILSREGILKKFDEQK from the coding sequence ATGGCAGTTAAATTACGTTTAACACGTTTAGGTTCTAAAAGAAACCCATTTTACCGTATTGTAGCAGCTGATGCTCGCGCGCCACGTGATGGTCGTAACATCGAACAAGTTGGTACTTACAACCCTAACAATGTAAATGCACCAGAAGTTAAAATCGACGAAGAGTTAGCTCTTAAATGGTTAAAAAATGGTGCGAAACCAACTGACACAGTACGTAACATTTTATCAAGAGAAGGAATCTTGAAAAAATTCGACGAACAAAAATAA
- the ffh gene encoding signal recognition particle protein, whose amino-acid sequence MAFEGLSERLQGTMQKIRGKGKVTEADIKTMMREVRLALLEADVNFKVVKDFVKTVSDRALGSDVMKSLTPGQQVIKIVQDELTQLMGGENSTITMANKPPTVVMMVGLQGAGKTTTAGKLALLMRKKYNKKPMLVAADIYRPAAIDQLQTVGKQIDVPVYSEGDQVKPQQIVENAIKHAKEEHLDFVIIDTAGRLHVDEALMNELQDVKEITKPNEIMLVVDAMTGQDAVNVAQSFDEQLELSGVTLTKLDGDTRGGAALSIRSVTQKPIKYVGMSEKLDGLEPFHPERMASRILGMGDVLSLIEKAQQDVDQDKAKDLEQKMRSSSFTLDDFLEQLDQVKNLGPLDDIMKMIPGMNKMKGLDNLNMSEKQIDHIKAIIQSMTPGERNDPNTLNVSRKKRIASGSGRSLQEVNRLMKQFNEMKKMMKQFSGGGKGKKGKRQQMENMLKGMNLPF is encoded by the coding sequence ATGGCGTTTGAAGGATTGTCCGAACGTTTGCAAGGGACGATGCAAAAAATCCGAGGCAAAGGTAAAGTAACTGAAGCTGACATCAAAACGATGATGCGTGAAGTGAGATTAGCCTTATTGGAAGCCGACGTTAACTTTAAAGTAGTAAAAGACTTTGTCAAAACAGTGTCAGATCGAGCATTAGGTTCAGATGTTATGAAATCATTAACACCTGGACAACAAGTCATAAAAATTGTACAAGATGAATTAACTCAACTTATGGGTGGAGAGAATAGTACGATTACAATGGCAAATAAACCACCTACAGTTGTGATGATGGTTGGTTTACAAGGTGCCGGTAAAACAACAACTGCTGGTAAATTAGCATTATTAATGCGAAAAAAATACAACAAAAAACCAATGTTAGTTGCTGCCGATATTTATCGTCCAGCAGCAATTGATCAACTTCAAACTGTAGGTAAACAAATTGATGTTCCTGTCTACAGTGAAGGTGACCAAGTAAAACCACAACAAATCGTCGAAAATGCGATAAAACATGCCAAAGAAGAACATTTAGACTTTGTCATTATTGATACGGCAGGTAGATTGCATGTTGACGAAGCGCTTATGAACGAGTTGCAAGATGTTAAAGAGATTACAAAACCTAACGAAATTATGCTTGTAGTCGATGCGATGACAGGTCAAGATGCCGTTAATGTCGCGCAATCATTTGATGAACAACTTGAATTATCAGGTGTTACGTTAACTAAATTAGATGGTGATACACGTGGTGGTGCTGCATTATCTATCCGTTCTGTGACCCAAAAACCAATTAAATACGTTGGTATGAGTGAGAAGTTAGACGGACTAGAACCATTTCACCCAGAACGTATGGCCTCAAGAATTTTAGGCATGGGTGACGTTTTAAGTTTAATCGAAAAAGCACAACAAGACGTAGACCAAGATAAAGCTAAAGATTTAGAACAAAAAATGCGTTCATCTTCATTCACTTTAGATGACTTTTTAGAACAATTAGATCAAGTTAAAAACCTAGGGCCTTTAGACGATATTATGAAAATGATACCGGGTATGAATAAGATGAAAGGCCTAGATAACCTGAATATGAGCGAGAAACAAATCGATCATATTAAAGCGATTATTCAATCAATGACTCCGGGTGAAAGAAATGATCCAAACACGCTAAACGTTTCACGAAAAAAACGTATCGCAAGCGGATCAGGACGTAGTTTACAAGAAGTTAACCGTTTAATGAAACAATTCAACGAAATGAAAAAAATGATGAAACAATTTTCTGGCGGTGGCAAAGGTAAAAAAGGCAAACGCCAACAAATGGAAAATATGTTAAAAGGTATGAATTTACCGTTTTAA
- a CDS encoding putative DNA-binding protein, whose product MAQNDLVKTLRMNYLFDFYQALLTEKQRNYLQLFYLEDYSLSEIADTFEVSRQAVYDNIRRTGDLVEDYETKLGLYKNFEQRKALYEEIKQHINDSEKVLEAINTLEQID is encoded by the coding sequence ATGGCTCAAAATGATCTCGTTAAAACGTTGCGTATGAATTATTTGTTTGATTTTTATCAAGCGCTATTAACTGAAAAGCAACGTAACTATTTGCAATTATTTTATCTAGAAGATTATTCGTTAAGTGAGATTGCTGATACTTTTGAAGTGAGTCGACAAGCAGTTTATGATAATATAAGAAGAACTGGCGACTTAGTAGAAGATTATGAAACTAAACTAGGACTTTATAAAAACTTTGAGCAAAGAAAAGCATTGTATGAAGAAATAAAACAACATATAAATGATTCTGAAAAAGTGTTAGAAGCAATAAACACTCTAGAACAAATAGATTAG
- the ftsY gene encoding signal recognition particle-docking protein FtsY — protein MSFFKRLKNKFSGAEQQEEQEQNQLDNTLTDESEVESTEEQPKKKPKKLKEADFDEDGMISIEDFEEIEAQQLGAKFKAGLEKSRQNFQEQLNNLIARYRKVDEDFFEALEEMLITADVGFNTVMQLVDELREEARRRNIQETADLREVIVEKIVEIYHQDSEHSEVMNLEDDRLNVILMVGVNGVGKTTTIGKLAHRYQSEGKKVMLAAGDTFRAGAIEQLKVWGERVGVEVVSQAEGSDPAAVMYDAINAAKNKGVDILICDTAGRLQNKSNLMNELEKVKRVIGRSIPDAPHEVLLCLDATTGQNALSQASSFKDVTNVTGIVLTKLDGTAKGGIVLAIRNELHIPVKYVGLGEKLDDLQPFNPESYVYGLFADMIEENVDELPEEATDESSTLDEEGSTDGSK, from the coding sequence ATGAGTTTTTTCAAACGCTTAAAAAATAAATTCTCTGGGGCGGAGCAACAAGAAGAACAAGAACAAAATCAACTCGATAATACTTTGACAGACGAAAGCGAAGTTGAATCGACAGAAGAACAACCTAAAAAGAAACCGAAAAAATTAAAAGAGGCAGATTTTGATGAAGATGGTATGATTTCCATCGAAGACTTTGAAGAAATTGAAGCACAACAATTAGGTGCGAAATTCAAAGCCGGTTTAGAAAAATCACGTCAAAATTTCCAAGAACAGTTAAACAATTTAATTGCCAGATATCGTAAAGTTGACGAGGATTTCTTCGAGGCATTAGAAGAAATGTTAATTACAGCCGATGTTGGTTTTAATACTGTAATGCAATTAGTCGATGAATTACGTGAAGAAGCACGTCGTAGAAATATTCAAGAAACGGCTGATTTACGTGAAGTTATCGTCGAAAAAATTGTAGAAATTTATCACCAAGATAGCGAACATTCTGAAGTAATGAACCTAGAAGACGATAGATTAAACGTTATTTTAATGGTTGGTGTAAACGGTGTTGGTAAAACGACAACAATTGGTAAATTAGCACATCGTTATCAATCTGAAGGTAAAAAAGTAATGCTAGCAGCAGGTGATACGTTCAGAGCTGGAGCTATCGAACAACTTAAGGTTTGGGGCGAACGTGTTGGTGTAGAAGTAGTAAGCCAAGCTGAAGGTTCTGATCCAGCGGCAGTAATGTATGATGCTATCAATGCCGCTAAAAATAAAGGTGTAGATATTTTAATTTGTGATACTGCGGGAAGATTACAAAATAAATCTAATTTAATGAATGAATTAGAAAAAGTAAAACGTGTAATCGGCCGTTCTATACCTGATGCACCGCATGAAGTATTATTATGTTTAGATGCTACGACGGGACAAAATGCTTTATCACAAGCTAGTTCATTTAAAGACGTAACAAATGTGACAGGTATCGTTTTAACTAAATTAGATGGTACAGCTAAAGGTGGTATCGTCTTAGCAATACGTAATGAATTGCATATTCCGGTTAAATATGTCGGACTAGGCGAAAAACTAGATGATTTACAGCCATTCAATCCAGAAAGTTATGTTTATGGACTATTTGCCGATATGATTGAAGAAAATGTGGATGAACTTCCTGAAGAAGCTACAGATGAAAGTTCAACATTAGATGAAGAGGGCTCAACAGATGGCTCAAAATGA